The DNA region GACGGTGTTGCTGACGGCTTCGCGCACCACCGCCTCGGCATGGTCAGCCAGGCCGGCCTCGATGACCGAGAGCGGCCCGCTGATGTGCAGGGTCGCGCGCACCGGCGAGTCCGTCGTCATCTGCGCGACCGCCTGTTCGAGGCGTTGGCGCAGCCGGGTCACGCTGCCACCGTGCAGGTCGAAGATCGCGGTGCGGATCTCCTGCACCACCTGCTGCAGGTCGTCGAGCGCCCCGGAGATGCGCGCCGAGGTGTCCTCGGGGTCGGCGCTCTGGGCGCCCTGCAGGGACAGCCCGACGGCGAACAGCCGCTGGATGACGTGGTCGTGCAGATCGCGCGCGATGCGGTCGCGGTCCGAGAGCAGGTCGAGCTCCCGCATCCGTCGCTGTGCGGTGGCCAACTCCAGGGCCAGGCCGCACTGATCGGCGAATGCCGCCATCATGGCGAGTTGGTCGTCGGCGTTCCCGGTGGGCCCGTCGGCCACGCACAGCAGCACGCCGGAGACGGTGTCGTGCTCGCGCATCGGCAGGACCAGCGCGGTGGAGCCCGCGCCCAGTTCGTTGAAATCGTTGATGCGCAATGGCTTCTGCTCGGTGAATGCCCGTCCGATGGCACCCCCGCTGATCGGCATCGCGCGCCCGACCAGATCCTCGCGGGTCGACGCGGTCACCGTCAGGGCGTGGTCGGCGGTGGGGATCAGCAGTGCACCGAACGCACCGCCGGTGAGTCGCACCGTGGCCTCGACGATCTGGCGGTGCACCTCGGCCGGATCCTGACCGGCGAGCAGATTCGTGCTGATGTCGCGGGTCGCCTTGATCCACTCCTGACGCGTGCGGGCCGCCTGGTAGAGCCGCGCGTTCTCGATGGCGATGCCGGCCGCGGCCGCCAGCGCCTGCACCAGTACCTCGTCATCGGCGCTGAATTCGCGGCCGCCGTGTTTCTCGGTCAGGTACAGATTGCCGAACACCTGGTCACGGGTGCGGATCGGCACGCCCAGGAAGCTGCGCATCGGCGGGTGGTGGGGCGGGAAACCCACCGAGGCCGGGTGCTGCGAAAGGTCCTCGATACGAACGGGTTCGGTGGTGTGAAAAAGCACGCCGAGCACACCCTGTCCGGACGGCAACGGTCCGATCAGCCGCCGGGTCTCCTCGTCGATTCCCTCGTGCAGGAAGCGCTCCAGTCGGTGCAGGGACTCGGTGCTGGCCACCCCGAGCGCGCCGTAGCGGGCGTCCACCAGGCGCATTGCGGTATGCACGATGGTCTGCAGGGTCTGCTCGAGGTCCAGATCGGAGGTGACCGCGAGCAGCGCGTCGACCAGGCCGTCGCGGGCCCGGACCTCGGCGCTACTCACGGTGCTGGCGGAGTTCGGCGGCCAGCAGGGCGGCCTGGGTGCGTCGGTGCATCCCCAGCTTGGCCAACAGGCGGGAG from Mycolicibacterium sp. MU0053 includes:
- a CDS encoding GAF domain-containing sensor histidine kinase is translated as MSSAEVRARDGLVDALLAVTSDLDLEQTLQTIVHTAMRLVDARYGALGVASTESLHRLERFLHEGIDEETRRLIGPLPSGQGVLGVLFHTTEPVRIEDLSQHPASVGFPPHHPPMRSFLGVPIRTRDQVFGNLYLTEKHGGREFSADDEVLVQALAAAAGIAIENARLYQAARTRQEWIKATRDISTNLLAGQDPAEVHRQIVEATVRLTGGAFGALLIPTADHALTVTASTREDLVGRAMPISGGAIGRAFTEQKPLRINDFNELGAGSTALVLPMREHDTVSGVLLCVADGPTGNADDQLAMMAAFADQCGLALELATAQRRMRELDLLSDRDRIARDLHDHVIQRLFAVGLSLQGAQSADPEDTSARISGALDDLQQVVQEIRTAIFDLHGGSVTRLRQRLEQAVAQMTTDSPVRATLHISGPLSVIEAGLADHAEAVVREAVSNTVRHAGASAVTVTIEVADNLTVTVTDNGGGFPEVTTRSGLANLAARARECAGALELGPAAGGGARLVWSVPLP